Part of the Bacillota bacterium genome is shown below.
GGCGAAGGGCACCGTCGCCACGTCCGCCCCCGCCAGCGCCGCCTCGGTCACGTGGAGCGGGTGGCGGATGCTCGCCGCAAGGACCTTGGTCGCGATCCCGTGCAGCCGGAAGATCTCGCCGATCTGGCGGACCAGAGCCATCCCGTCCTGGCCCACGTCGTCCAGTCTCCCCACGAACGGAGAGACGAAGGTCGCCCCCGCTTTGGCCGCCAGCAGCGCCTGGTTGGCGCTGAAGATCAACGTGACGTTGACACGGATACCTGCCTGGCTCAGGGTCCGCACGGCCTTGAGGCCCTCTTCGCCGATGGGGATCTTGACCACGATGTTCTCCGCGAGAGCCGCCAGCTCTCGCCCCTGCTCGACCATGCCGTGAGCGTCCGTGGCCGTGACCTCCGCGCTCACCGGTCCGTCGACCAGAGCTGCGATCTCCCGCAGGCGCTCGAAGAAATCGACGCGCTCCCGGGCTACGAGCGTAGGATTGGTCGTGACCCCGTCCAGTATGCCCCACTCCGCGGCGCGCCGGATCTCTTCGATGTCAGCGGTATCCAGGA
Proteins encoded:
- the fsa gene encoding fructose-6-phosphate aldolase, yielding MQIFLDTADIEEIRRAAEWGILDGVTTNPTLVARERVDFFERLREIAALVDGPVSAEVTATDAHGMVEQGRELAALAENIVVKIPIGEEGLKAVRTLSQAGIRVNVTLIFSANQALLAAKAGATFVSPFVGRLDDVGQDGMALVRQIGEIFRLHGIATKVLAASIRHPLHVTEAALAGADVATVPFAVLKAMLQHPLTDRGLERFLSDWEKVYGRHDGVKERA